The following proteins come from a genomic window of Planctomycetota bacterium:
- the murA gene encoding UDP-N-acetylglucosamine 1-carboxyvinyltransferase → MDAFVIEGGRPLRGSVEVRGSKNAALPMMAASLLLSDGKLVLRRVPDLRDIKTMVSVLQQLGVRVDRRGDEMTLQVLSEKNCRAPYELVSQMRASVCVLGPLVGKRRRAEVSMPGGCAIGDRPIDLHLKGLAALGASVAVEHGYVIATARRLQGATMYLGGPFGSTVTGTENVLMAAVLAPGTTVIECAACEPEVQELARLLVRMGARIDGIGSPRLTVHGVRKLHGTVWDVIPDRIEAGTFMAAAAMTGGDVSIERCTPDHLMCVIECMRQAGVHIETGPDWIRVIGNGLFRPVSVATLPYPGFPTDMQAQFMALMTRGEGISIITERIYPERFNHVPELGRMGANIRREGPSAIVIGAPKELSGAPVMASDLRAGAGLLVAALAARGQTLLQRVYHIDRGYDQIEKRLAALGARIKRVDLKPEPVAFREAV, encoded by the coding sequence ATGGACGCTTTCGTCATCGAAGGGGGCCGCCCGTTGCGCGGCTCCGTGGAAGTCCGCGGATCGAAAAACGCCGCCCTCCCCATGATGGCGGCGTCGCTGCTCCTTTCCGACGGAAAACTCGTCCTTCGCCGCGTTCCCGACCTGCGCGACATCAAGACGATGGTCTCCGTCCTCCAGCAACTCGGCGTCCGCGTGGACCGCCGCGGGGACGAGATGACGCTTCAGGTCCTCAGCGAGAAAAACTGCCGCGCGCCTTACGAGCTCGTCTCGCAGATGCGCGCCAGCGTCTGCGTCCTGGGACCCCTCGTCGGCAAGCGCCGCCGCGCCGAAGTCTCCATGCCCGGCGGATGCGCCATCGGCGACCGCCCCATCGACCTGCACCTCAAGGGCCTGGCCGCCCTCGGCGCCTCCGTCGCCGTCGAACACGGCTACGTGATCGCCACCGCCCGCCGCCTCCAGGGCGCCACCATGTACCTCGGCGGCCCCTTCGGCTCCACCGTTACCGGCACCGAAAACGTCCTCATGGCCGCCGTTCTGGCCCCCGGGACCACCGTCATCGAATGCGCCGCCTGCGAGCCGGAAGTCCAGGAACTCGCCCGGCTCCTCGTCCGCATGGGCGCCCGCATCGACGGCATCGGAAGCCCCCGCCTCACCGTCCACGGCGTCCGCAAACTCCACGGAACCGTCTGGGACGTCATCCCCGACCGCATCGAGGCCGGCACCTTCATGGCCGCTGCCGCCATGACCGGCGGAGACGTCTCGATCGAGCGCTGCACCCCCGACCACCTCATGTGCGTCATCGAGTGCATGCGCCAGGCCGGCGTCCACATCGAGACCGGCCCCGACTGGATCCGCGTCATCGGAAACGGCCTCTTCCGCCCCGTCAGCGTCGCCACCCTCCCCTACCCCGGCTTCCCCACCGACATGCAGGCCCAGTTCATGGCCCTCATGACCCGCGGCGAGGGCATCTCCATCATCACCGAGCGCATCTACCCCGAGCGCTTCAACCACGTCCCCGAGCTCGGACGCATGGGGGCCAACATCCGCCGCGAAGGTCCCAGCGCGATCGTCATCGGCGCGCCCAAAGAACTTTCCGGCGCTCCCGTCATGGCGAGCGATCTCCGGGCCGGCGCAGGGCTTCTCGTGGCGGCGCTGGCCGCCCGCGGACAGACGCTCCTTCAGCGCGTCTACCACATCGACCGCGGCTACGACCAGATCGAAAAGCGCCTGGCGGCCCTCGGCGCCCGCATCAAGCGCGTGGACCTCAAGCCGGAACCCGTCGCCTTCCGCGAGGCGGTGTAG